The Thermasporomyces composti region TCCGGCACGTTCGAGTTTCGGCTCCGCACCGGCGACGCCACGGCGGGCGACGGCACGCCGAGCCCGGAGTCTGCGACCTCGCCCTCCGGCACGGTCTCGGCACCGTCCACGGCGCCCTCGGGGGCCACGTCGGCGCGGCAAGCCGCCGAGCGCCGGTCCGACGGTGCCGGTGCAGGGTGGCTGCTGGCGGGTGGCGCCGCAGTGGCCGTGCTCGCGGCCGGCGCGGTGGTCGTCGTTCGACGGCGGTCCGGGACGCGTGATGTCTGAGCGGCGTAGCGTCGGGTCCCGTCCGCGCGCGGTGTGGCTGGTGCCGGCCGTGATAGCGGCGGGCGCCCTCGCCACGATGGTCGTGGCCCTTCTCGTCGGAGGTGGCGCGCCCCGACCGGCGCCGCCGGGACTGCCCGACCCCGGCCCGCTGACGGGGTGGGGTCTGCCGGTGTCCCGCCTGGCAATGGACGTCGCCGCCGTGGTGACCACCGGGGCGCTGCTGTTCGCGGTCTTCGCACCCGCCCGGAGGGACAGGCTCGCCGACCGCGCCATCCGAGCGGTCCGGGTTGCGTCGGGATGGGCGTGGGTGTGGGCCGCCGCGGCGGCGCTCACCCTGGTGTTCACGCTCTCGGACTTCCTCGGCCAGCCGGTCCACCGGGTTCAGCCGCAGGAGACGCTGGCAGGCTTCGTCTTCCAGGTCTCGCAAGGGCGGGCCCTGGTGGTCGTGGTCGTCGGGGCTGTCGTCCTGGCGGCCACGGCCCGGGAGGCTCGCACCCTCAACGGGGCGGCGCTCGCGCTGGTGCTGGCGATCGCGACGACGTTGCCGCCTCCACTGACCGGGCACTCCGCTGACGCCGCCAACCACGACATCGCGACGTCGAGCCTCATCCTGCACGTCGTCGCGGTCACGCTGTGGGTCGGTGGCCTCATCGGGCTGGTCGCCTTCGACCGTTCGGCGCCGACCCTGCGGTCGATCGCGCCGCGGTTCAGCACCCTCGCCGTGTGGTGCTTCGCCGCCGCCGCGCTGTCGGGCGTGGTCAACGCACTCGTCCGGCTGGGCGGTCTGGCGGAGGCGGTCACGACCTCCTACGGCTGGCTCGTGCTCGGCAAGACAGCGGCCCTCACCGTCCTCGGTTGGTTCGGGTGGCGGCATCGTCGACGCACCCTGCCGGCGCTGGAGCGGGGGGACGCGAAGGCGTTCCGTCGGTTCGCCCTCACCGAAGTGGCGGTGATGGTGGCCACCATCGGCCTTGCGGTGGCACTGGCCCGCACCCCGACGCCCGTGCCGGAGGAGATCACGAGCGCCTCGCGAGTCGAGGCGATCCTCGGCTACCCTCTCCCGCCGTTCTCGGTGGGAAAACTGTTCACCGAGTGGCGGCCTGACGTGCTCGTTCTCGGGGCGGCCGGGTTCGGCGCCATCGCCTACCTGTGTGGCGTGCGCCGCCTGCGGCGGAGTGGGGTGGCGTGGTCACGCGGTCGGACCGTGGCCTGGCTCGCGGGGATCGTCGTCGCGGTGCTCGTGCTCTGTAGCGGCGCCGCGGCGTACGGACGGGCGATGTTCAGCGTGCACATGGCGCAGCACATGGCCCTGACCATGCTGATTCCGATCCTCCTGGCCATGGGAGCGCCGATGACTCTCGCGCTGCGGGCCTTGCCGACCCGCGGACGCGTCGCTCGTCGCCAGGGCGGCCGTTCACCCGAGGCCAGCTCGGCCGAGGACACCGACGTGCGGCCGTTGCGCGACTGGCTCCTCGCGGTCGTGCACAGCCGCGTGGCACGCGTCGCGACGCATCCGCTCGTCGCGCTCGCGTTCTACGTCATCAGCCTCTACTTCTTCTACTTCTCCTGGGCGTTCGAGCTCGCCCTGCGTTCCCACACCGGGCACCTGCTGATGGTGGCCCACTTCCTCCTTGCTGGGTACCTGTTCTTCTGGGTCGTCCTTGGGCTCGATCCCACGCCTCGGCGTCTCCCGCCGCTCGCGCGGTTGGGCGTGCTGTTCGCGTCCCTGCCGTTCCACGCCTTCTTCGGCGTGATCGTCATGACGAGCAGCACCTTGTTCGCGGCCGATTGGTACAACGCTCTGGCGCTGCCGTGGGTCGATCCCCTCGCTGACCAGAACGTCGGTGGCGGCATCGCGTGGGCCACCGCCGAGATCCCGACCTTGCTGGTGATCGGCGTCGTCGTCGCGGAGTGGGTACGCGCGGACGCCCGAGAGGCACGTCGGTTCGATCGCCGGGTCGACGCGGGCACCGACGAGGAGCTGGCGCGCTACAACGCGATGCTGTCCCAGCTCTCGGAGCGGGATCGCGGGCGGTCGCGCTGACGCCCACGGCGAGCCACCCACGCCGCCGACGCTGAGCGACGATCGACGACGAACGGCGCGACGGCCCCATTTGGGGCACGGTCCCGGGACCGTGTATCTTGATGTCGAGATAGTTTCGGGTCGCCACGGCCTACGGTGAGGTCACCCTTACCTGCGCCCGGCCGACATCGCGAGCGAGGATGGCGACGGGTCAACCGGTACGACGAGGGAGTTCTGTCATGGCGAGCGTCGACAGCTTCGGAGCCAAGGGCCGGCTCGACGTCAATGGACGGTCCTACGAGATCTTCCGGCTCTCGGCCGTCGACGGTGCCGAGCGGCTGCCCTACAGCCTGAAGATCCTGCTCGAGAACCTCCTGCGCACGGAGGACGGCACCAACATCACCGCAGACGACATCCGTGCCCTGGCCAACTGGGACGCGCAAGCCGAACCCAGCAAGGAGATTCAGTTCACCCCGGCCCGGGTGATCATGCAGGACTTCACCGGCGTGCCGGCCATCGTCGACCTCGCCACGATGCGCGAGGCCGTGCGCGACCTCGGCGGCGACCCCGCCAAGGTCAACCCGCTCTCGCCAGCCGAGCTGGTCATCGACCACTCCGTCATCGCTGACGTCTTCGGCACTCCCGACGCGTTCGAGCGCAACGTCGAGATCGAGTACGAGCGCAACCGGGAGCGTTACCAGTTCCTACGCTGGGGGCAGACCGCCTTCGAGAACTTCCGCGTTGTCCCGCCGGGCACCGGCATCGTTCACCAGGTCAACATCGAGCACCTCGCTCGTGTCGTCTTCTCCCGGCAGACCGAGGACGGGTCGGTGACCCAGGCCTATCCCGACACCTGTGTCGGCACCGACTCCCACACCACGATGGTCAACGGCCTCGGCGTGCTCGGCTGGGGCGTGGGAGGCATCGAGGCCGAGGCGGCGATGCTCGGCCAGCCCGTCAGCATGCTCATCCCGCGGGTCGTCGGCTTCAAGCTGTCAGGGGAGCTGCCGGAGGGCGCGACCGCGACCGACCTGGTGCTGACGATCACCCAGATGCTGCGTGAGCACGGGGTGGTCGGCAAGTTCGTCGAGTTCTACGGTCCCGGCGTCGGAGCGGTCCCGTTGGCCAACCGCGCGACGATCGGCAACATGTCGCCGGAGTACGGCTCCACGGTCGCCATCTTCCCCATCGACGAGGAGACCGTGCGCTACCTCCGCCTGACGGGCCGTTCGCCCGAGCAAGTGGCGCTCGTCGAGGCGTACGCCAAAGAGCAGGGGCTGTGGCACGACCCCGACCGTGAGCCGGTCTACTCCGAGTACCTCGAGCTTGACCTCTCCACCGTCGTGCCGTCGATCGCGGGTCCCAAGCGGCCGCAGGACCGGGTGAACCTCAGCGACGCCAAGCGGGCGTTCCGCGAGGCACTCCGCGACTACGTGCGCCACCCCGAGCCGGAAGGCGTCAAAGGCTACGACGAGGCGAGCGCGGAGTCGTTCCCGGCGAGCGACCCGCCGGCGTTCCACGCCACCAACCACAGCGACGCACCTCATGTCTTCCACTCCGCCGCGCGCGGCGCTCAGGGCCGCCCGAGCTCGCCGGTCCGTATCACCTTGCGCGACGGAACCGAGTGCGAGATCGACCACGGCGCGGTCGTGATCGCGGCGATCACGTCCTGCACCAACACCTCGAACCCCTCGGTCATGGTGGGGGCGGCGCTGCTCGCCAAGAAGGCCGTCGAGCGGGGCCTGTCGCGCAAGCCGTGGGTCAAGACGACATTGGCGCCCGGCTCGAAGGTCGTCATGGACTACTACGAGCGGGCCGGCCTCACGCCCTACCTCGAGAAGCTGGGCTTCAACCTCGTCGGCTACGGCTGCACGACCTGCATCGGCAACTCGGGGCCGCTCATCCCCGAGGTGAGCCAGGCCGTCAACGACCACGACCTGGCCGTGGTGTCCGTCCTGTCCGGCAACCGCAACTTCGAGGGGCGGATCAACCCCGACGTCAAGCTCAACTACCTGGCCTCGCCGCCCCTCGTCGTGGCGTACGCGTTGGCGGGAAGCATGGACGTCGACATCACCCGCGACCCGCTGGGCAAGGACCCGGACGGCAACGACGTCTACCTCGCCGACATCTGGCCGTCGGCCGCGGAGATCGAGGAGGTCGTCGAGAACGCCATCGCCAGCGAGATGTTCGCCCGCGACTACGCGGACGTCTTCGCCGGCGACGAAC contains the following coding sequences:
- a CDS encoding aconitate hydratase, which gives rise to MASVDSFGAKGRLDVNGRSYEIFRLSAVDGAERLPYSLKILLENLLRTEDGTNITADDIRALANWDAQAEPSKEIQFTPARVIMQDFTGVPAIVDLATMREAVRDLGGDPAKVNPLSPAELVIDHSVIADVFGTPDAFERNVEIEYERNRERYQFLRWGQTAFENFRVVPPGTGIVHQVNIEHLARVVFSRQTEDGSVTQAYPDTCVGTDSHTTMVNGLGVLGWGVGGIEAEAAMLGQPVSMLIPRVVGFKLSGELPEGATATDLVLTITQMLREHGVVGKFVEFYGPGVGAVPLANRATIGNMSPEYGSTVAIFPIDEETVRYLRLTGRSPEQVALVEAYAKEQGLWHDPDREPVYSEYLELDLSTVVPSIAGPKRPQDRVNLSDAKRAFREALRDYVRHPEPEGVKGYDEASAESFPASDPPAFHATNHSDAPHVFHSAARGAQGRPSSPVRITLRDGTECEIDHGAVVIAAITSCTNTSNPSVMVGAALLAKKAVERGLSRKPWVKTTLAPGSKVVMDYYERAGLTPYLEKLGFNLVGYGCTTCIGNSGPLIPEVSQAVNDHDLAVVSVLSGNRNFEGRINPDVKLNYLASPPLVVAYALAGSMDVDITRDPLGKDPDGNDVYLADIWPSAAEIEEVVENAIASEMFARDYADVFAGDERWRSLPTPSGDLFAWDESSTYVRKPPYFEGMTAEPAPVSDIRGARVLAKLGDSVTTDHISPAGSIKKDSPAGAYLIEHGVQPRDFNSYGSRRGNHEVMIRGTFANIRLRNQLAPGTEGGFTRDFTAGGEITTIYDAAVHYQEAGIPLIVVAGKEYGSGSSRDWAAKGTALLGVRAVLAESYERIHRSNLIGMGVLPLQFMPGESAESLGLTGEETFDIVGIEALNDGVTPREVTVRADGKEFRAIVRIDTPKEADYYRHGGIMQYVLRSLLTR
- a CDS encoding bifunctional copper resistance protein CopD/cytochrome c oxidase assembly protein, producing the protein MSERRSVGSRPRAVWLVPAVIAAGALATMVVALLVGGGAPRPAPPGLPDPGPLTGWGLPVSRLAMDVAAVVTTGALLFAVFAPARRDRLADRAIRAVRVASGWAWVWAAAAALTLVFTLSDFLGQPVHRVQPQETLAGFVFQVSQGRALVVVVVGAVVLAATAREARTLNGAALALVLAIATTLPPPLTGHSADAANHDIATSSLILHVVAVTLWVGGLIGLVAFDRSAPTLRSIAPRFSTLAVWCFAAAALSGVVNALVRLGGLAEAVTTSYGWLVLGKTAALTVLGWFGWRHRRRTLPALERGDAKAFRRFALTEVAVMVATIGLAVALARTPTPVPEEITSASRVEAILGYPLPPFSVGKLFTEWRPDVLVLGAAGFGAIAYLCGVRRLRRSGVAWSRGRTVAWLAGIVVAVLVLCSGAAAYGRAMFSVHMAQHMALTMLIPILLAMGAPMTLALRALPTRGRVARRQGGRSPEASSAEDTDVRPLRDWLLAVVHSRVARVATHPLVALAFYVISLYFFYFSWAFELALRSHTGHLLMVAHFLLAGYLFFWVVLGLDPTPRRLPPLARLGVLFASLPFHAFFGVIVMTSSTLFAADWYNALALPWVDPLADQNVGGGIAWATAEIPTLLVIGVVVAEWVRADAREARRFDRRVDAGTDEELARYNAMLSQLSERDRGRSR